The following DNA comes from bacterium.
GTTGATCGCGGCGCGCTCAGGAGAAGCGTAGTAGGACCTCTCTTGGGCGACCCAGTCGTCTCCGTCGCTGCTGAGGAGCCAAACGAACTCGTTGCGCTCCCGAATGATCCAGGCGCCGTCGATGCGATAGCCATTCTTCAGGCGCAGCGGATAGACGCCGGCCGCCCACGCCTGCACAAAATCATTCAACCGGCCCTTGTTGATGGTGTAGATTCGCAGTTCCGCGGTCATGTTGATCTCCCTCCTTTGAGTTCCCGAAATGCCTTTTAACAGGTCCGTGTCCCCCCACCCCCTGATCTTCCCGGCTGGCATGATGCGGCGCTGGGTTGGCCTGTGGATGGCCATAGGGGGATTGGGCTCGGCGCACGATCGCGCGTCATATTCTGGCGCTTGACCAACCAAAGCGTTGGGGCTCTGCCCCTCACCTACCGCGGCCCCAAATCGGATTCCTGCCGGCAGGGACCCCATGCGCGATGGCGAACGCGCGACGCTGGAGTGCGCCGCCCGCGGCCGGCAGAACCGTGCCCGCCGCGAGACGAAACTTGGGGAGGGAGCACGATGGCCGTGCTCGACCGCAAGATCGCCGTGATCGTCGGGGGTGGACGCGGGTTGGGCAGGACGATTGCTACGACGTTGGCGCAGGCAGGTGCCCGGGTCGTGCTCGCCGCCCGGACCGCAAGTGAGCTCGAG
Coding sequences within:
- a CDS encoding NIPSNAP family containing protein translates to MTAELRIYTINKGRLNDFVQAWAAGVYPLRLKNGYRIDGAWIIRERNEFVWLLSSDGDDWVAQERSYYASPERAAINPDPAQYIAKAEKWLLTPVLPQPPR